From Solidesulfovibrio carbinoliphilus subsp. oakridgensis, the proteins below share one genomic window:
- a CDS encoding response regulator, with protein sequence MGLRVLAVDDEADFIETLVKRFTYRQIPVTAAASGAEALAHLDRQDFDVVILDMRMPGMDGLTVLKEIKKRHPLVEVIILTGHASVEAGMQGMSLGAYDYVLKPVDFGELLEKARKAYERKQLHESQRNG encoded by the coding sequence ATGGGACTTCGCGTACTGGCCGTGGACGACGAGGCCGACTTCATCGAGACCCTGGTCAAGCGGTTCACCTACCGCCAGATCCCGGTCACGGCCGCCGCGAGCGGGGCCGAGGCCCTGGCCCACCTGGACCGGCAAGACTTCGACGTGGTCATCCTCGACATGCGCATGCCGGGCATGGACGGCCTGACCGTGCTCAAGGAAATCAAAAAGCGCCACCCCCTGGTCGAGGTCATCATCCTGACCGGCCATGCCTCGGTCGAGGCCGGCATGCAGGGCATGTCGCTCGGGGCCTACGACTATGTGCTCAAACCCGTGGATTTCGGGGAACTGCTCGAAAAAGCCCGCAAAGCCTACGAGCGCAAACAACTCCATGAATCCCAGCGCAACGGCTGA